One Procambarus clarkii isolate CNS0578487 chromosome 15, FALCON_Pclarkii_2.0, whole genome shotgun sequence DNA segment encodes these proteins:
- the LOC138365022 gene encoding uncharacterized protein: MLSSLCLGLRVAWVKNGDVDWAENGDVAWAKNGDVAWAKNGDVAWAKNGNVAWAKNGDVAWAKNGDVAWAKNGDVAWAKNGDVAWAKNGDVAWVKNGDVAWAKNGDVAWVKNGDVAWAKNGDVAWAKNGDVAWVKNGDVAWAKNGDVAWVKNGDVAWAKNGDVAWVKNGDVAWVKNGDVAWVKNGDVAWAKNGDVAWVKNGDVAWAKNGDVAWVKNGDVAWVKNGDVAWVKNGDVAWAKNGDVAWAKNGDGLARKNNLGNLLVYVALHSHHHI; encoded by the exons ATGCTAAGTAGTCTCTGTCTTGGTCTAAG AGTTGCCTGGGTTAAAAATGGGGATGTTGACTGGGCTGAAAATGGGGATGTTGCCTGGGCTAAAAATGGGGATGTTGCCTGGGCTAAAAATGGGGATGTTGCCTGGGCTAAAAATGGGAATGTTGCCTGGGCTAAAAATGGGGATGTTGCCTGGGCTAAAAATGGGGATGTTGCCTGGGCTAAAAATGGGGATGTTGCCTGGGCTAAAAATGGGGATGTTGCCTGGGCTAAAAATGGGGATGTTGCCTGGGTTAAAAATGGGGATGTTGCCTGGGCTAAAAATGGGGATGTTGCCTGGGTTAAAAATGGGGATGTTGCCTGGGCTAAAAATGGGGATGTTGCCTGGGCTAAAAATGGGGATGTTGCCTGGGTTAAAAATGGGGATGTTGCCTGGGCTAAAAATGGGGATGTTGCCTGGGTTAAAAATGGGGATGTTGCCTGGGCTAAAAATGGGGATGTTGCCTGGGTTAAAAATGGGGATGTTGCCTGGGTTAAAAATGGGGATGTTGCCTGGGTTAAAAATGGGGATGTTGCCTGGGCTAAAAATGGGGATGTTGCCTGGGTTAAAAATGGGGATGTTGCCTGGGCTAAAAATGGGGATGTTGCCTGGGTTAAAAATGGGGATGTTGCCTGGGTTAAAAATGGGGATGTTGCCTGGGTTAAAAATGGGGATGTTGCCTGGGCTAAAAATGGGGATGTTGCCTGGGCTAAAAATGGGGATGGACTCGCCCGAAAAAACAATTTAGGAAATTTATTGGTATATGTGGCTCTTCATAGTCATCATCACATATAA
- the LOC123759193 gene encoding uncharacterized protein, with product MYDKQEQWATTMYDKQEQWATTMYDKLEQWATTMYEKQEQWATTLYDKLEQWATAMYDKLEQWATTMYEKQEQWATTLYDKLEQWATAMYDKLEQWATTMYDKLEQWATTMYEKQEQWATTLYDKLEQWATAMYDKLEPWATTMYDKLEPWATTMYEKLEQWATTMYDKLEPWATTMYDKLEPWATTMYEKLEQYSDYLVTPNQACEIICSI from the coding sequence ATGTATGACAAACAGGAACAGTGGGCCACCACCATGTATGACAAACAGGAACAGTGGGCCACCACCATGTATGACAAACTGGAGCAGTGGGCCACCACCATGTATGAGAAACAGGAGCAGTGGGCCACCACCTTGTATGACAAACTGGAGCAGTGGGCCACCGCCATGTATGACAAACTGGAGCAGTGGGCCACCACCATGTATGAGAAACAGGAGCAGTGGGCCACCACCTTGTATGACAAACTGGAGCAGTGGGCCACCGCCATGTATGACAAACTGGAGCAGTGGGCCACCACCATGTATGACAAACTGGAGCAGTGGGCCACCACCATGTATGAGAAACAGGAGCAGTGGGCCACCACCTTGTATGACAAACTGGAGCAGTGGGCCACCGCCATGTATGACAAACTGGAGCCATGGGCCACCACCATGTATGACAAACTGGAGCCATGGGCCACCACCATGTATGAGAAACTGGAGCAGTGGGCCACCACCATGTATGACAAACTGGAGCCATGGGCCACCACCATGTATGACAAACTGGAGCCATGGGCCACCACCATGTATGAGaaactggagca